The DNA region ttattaccagtcctttcattttaaagatcaCATCAAACACAATAATTGCACCTTTTCACCATTTAACTTGACAGTATTAAATTTCTTGTTATAAATTTGCCCTTACCTTAGACtctcttattcttttttttttttacccctccagggagtctttttgtgggctctagtgtcccttatatgatagtaggctgacaggaaacggggaaggagaggggggaagacatgcggcaaatgtcgtggggtccgggagtcgaacccgcgacggccgcgtcgaggactcaaggcctccaaatacgggtcaaTGAGATTCTTGACCCGCTAccccaccacggcacgccccctaGACTCTCTTATtcttatatttctgttttcttttttctctctctgtttttttttttttttcctgagtttGACTATCCATGCCTCCATTTACCTGTAAATTGCTGCTGGTACACCCAAATTTTCCCACTGTGGGacaatatttctatttctgCTGCACATGGTCTCTGTTAATAGAGAGGAGACGGGAGagaatatatcaaatattatgACACCTAATGGCATTTTTTTAACCTCATTTATCAtacctatttatttatttagccatTTCTGGGCAAAATCTACTAAAGACAAAAGTTCAATCAAGTGCTCATGTTTGTACATGCAGAGTTTCATTTGTTCTGCTCACAGGGGAATACTATTGTGTAGAAGCTTGCTCACATGGTCTCACTTTAAAGATTTTCCACCCTCCTTCCTGCAGGCTTTACAATCACATACAGGGGCCTCATTCTACACCAAACTTTGACAGGAACTCCTGCAGGGATGACTGGAAAAACAGCGAATCTTTGTGGTGCTCtctaaagcaaaataaatgctCTTCCTCATATGCTCTACAGAATCCTTTGGATGTTATATTTTAGGCTGACTCTGTGTGTTGTCTTCTTTGGACAACTGCCATGACAACATTTGTTAGACTATCATTTTAAACCTAAACACAGAGTTGCTGCAGCAGCCTGAGGACTGCAACACTTTCTTTAGTAGATACAAAATATCTGCTGTATTTTTGCTAAATGGCAAACTTTGCAGGTAACATATAATCTTTTATAACAAAGACAATTTCCAAGCATTCTGTTAAGAATAAGGATGTGGCTTAAGTGTAAGATATAAATGAatgcaattaattgcattttgtcAATACCTGAACCTAAGGATTATTTCTCTacacatactgatgaaaaagcgcaaatgcacacagacagaacatgcaaactatttaaaaatagctaatatttttttgctttcagacAATAGCACAAGCCATCACACCACAACACCTGTTGGCAAGTCATTCAATTTATCTGCCTTTGTCTGAAATCAATAAAGGACACAttccacaaaaataacaaactcaaacattccttgtatgtcatttattttttcattaaaagttagtttacttatttaatttatttttatttaatcagcatcACAGCGGttccaaacaaaacacattagtGTTTCAAGTTGGTAGAAGgctgaaaataaagaacaagGGCACAACTTGTCATTTTAGGAATAGACCGATGAATCCAGCTGGGTTTCTCATCCTGGAGCACTTTCACTCCTTTTCAAAGGTCCTCACTGCCACCACATTTCCCATTCTGGATCTCTGTGTGCAAAAAGATGGAGCGACTTTAGAGGTCAGATGatacaaagtttgtaaaaaaactCTAGCAAAGGTCATTTTTGAGCACTGTTGTCCCATGCAAAGGTATTACAATATAAATTCTTGCTATACTTTATTTGGAAATGAAATATGACCTAATCCAATCACAAATATTATTCCTTAAACAGAGACTAAAAACACTGACAAGATCTATGATTGGACTTGGGTTGAATGTGTTCGAAGAAACCCCAAATGTCTTACCACAATCATTTTTCCCTCTGAGATCTCCCTCTCCACAGTGAACTTTCCATCTCCCTCCAGGAGCTTCTGAAAAAGCTTCCCATTTTCCAGAGTTATCACAGTCTGGGAAGAACAGAAACGAGGACAACATGATATTTCAGCAGACACAAGGTACAAACTGGGATGGATCTCAAAATATGTAAATCTGCAGTGCCACTAACCCTAGTGTCCTTATCGTTCATAACCTGCTTAAGGAATGGCTCATTCAGCTTAAACTTGCGTTAAGGGTTTTGAAGATATTCAGAGACTTCACGGAAATCACCCCCTGATCATCCACGCTCATTGTGAAGGTTGGTCTGATCTGGTTTGCCTCGTGCCGTTTGGCTGCTCCCAGACCTGCCGAGC from Xiphophorus hellerii strain 12219 chromosome 13, Xiphophorus_hellerii-4.1, whole genome shotgun sequence includes:
- the LOC116731774 gene encoding LOW QUALITY PROTEIN: fatty acid-binding protein 9-like (The sequence of the model RefSeq protein was modified relative to this genomic sequence to represent the inferred CDS: inserted 1 base in 1 codon), which codes for MVEQFVGTWKMISTENFDELLKEIGLGAAKRHEANQIRPTFTMSVDDQGVISVKSLNIFKTLNXKFKLNEPFLKQVMNDKDTRTVITLENGKLFQKLLEGDGKFTVEREISEGKMIVRSRMGNVVAVRTFEKE